In a genomic window of Larus michahellis chromosome 3, bLarMic1.1, whole genome shotgun sequence:
- the PKIB gene encoding cAMP-dependent protein kinase inhibitor beta — MTDVEPVVTDFAASGRAGRRNALPDILGSPAGAGTSDLPHKLAELSVSEDEGAEGGEVPSSKALLESQEAEGKSNDS, encoded by the exons ATGACTGATGTGGAGCCTGTGGTCACAGATTTTGCAGCATCAGGACGGGCAGGCCGCCGGAACGCCTTACCAGACATTTTGGGctctcctgctggtgctgggactTCAGACCTGCCACACAAACTGGCTGAGCTCTCCGTTTCAGAAG aTGAAGGAGCAGAGGGTGGAGAAGTGCCATCATCCAAAGCCTTGCTGGAAAGTCAAGAGGCGGAAGGAAAAAGCAATGATTCCTAA